The following proteins are co-located in the Gordonia polyisoprenivorans genome:
- a CDS encoding response regulator transcription factor, whose translation MRVLVVDDDANVAETVRRVLATSGWNVTVSGDGLDALAQASAEEFDAIVLDIILPGLNGFEVVRELRRREVWTPVVMLSAKDGEYDQAEALDYGADDYLVKPFSVVVLNAHLRAVVRRGGRERPAVLTAGTLSLDPAQRVVSRSGQVITLTPREYSVLEHLMRHKGTVVSKHSILQSVWDENYTGDENIIEVYIGYLRRRIDQPFGVSSIETVRGAGYRLRED comes from the coding sequence GTGCGGGTGCTGGTCGTCGACGACGACGCAAATGTCGCCGAAACCGTTCGCCGGGTACTGGCCACCTCCGGATGGAACGTCACGGTCAGCGGCGACGGTCTGGACGCCCTGGCCCAGGCGAGCGCCGAGGAATTCGATGCGATCGTGCTCGACATCATCCTGCCCGGTCTCAACGGTTTCGAGGTGGTCCGCGAGTTGCGGCGGCGTGAGGTCTGGACGCCGGTGGTGATGCTCTCGGCCAAGGACGGCGAGTACGACCAGGCCGAGGCCCTCGATTACGGGGCCGACGACTACCTGGTCAAACCCTTCTCGGTGGTGGTGCTCAACGCACATCTGCGGGCCGTGGTGCGGCGCGGTGGCCGGGAGCGCCCCGCCGTGCTCACCGCCGGAACGCTCAGTCTCGACCCGGCCCAGCGGGTGGTTTCCCGCTCCGGGCAGGTCATCACGCTGACACCGCGCGAATACTCGGTACTGGAACACCTGATGCGCCACAAGGGTACCGTCGTGTCCAAACATTCCATCCTGCAATCGGTCTGGGACGAGAACTACACCGGAGACGAGAACATCATCGAGGTGTACATCGGCTACCTCCGCCGCCGTATCGACCAGCCGTTCGGGGTGTCCTCCATCGAGACCGTACGCGGGGCCGGCTACCGGCTGCGGGAGGACTGA
- a CDS encoding sensor histidine kinase: MQSTVIAAIVVAVALGIGGAVTLYMLHRANTDAMYRSTARQAYQIAAAITHGGPTAVDSDDLAPGAGVDVMQVLDEQGAVVVASPGAPTGAVTLAGYQSAGAGTVPADDSPVYADDVYIPGFHGEYCATAVTARYAGQRYSVIALDRASGIRSSEWTMASIMAVELPMVVILGAGAVYLLVGRSLRPVSRISRRVNEISASRLGQRVPVPEAHDEIRALAVTMNGMLRRLESSHDAQLRFVGDASHELRSPLTTVVGLLDLADDSHTAIDAETVRAVLLPEARRMQHIVDDLLLLARADERGLPLQRTEVDLDDIVGAEITRLRSSNTVVVEPHLTPVRVAGDREMIARAVRNLTDNAARYARSRVSLSLRADGDDAVITVGDDGPGIPEEQRERIFDRFARVDADRRQGSGAGLGLAIVREIVRAHDGSVAVAERTGGGVEFVVRLPMTAHDGLSPEDRDPAQSSRSR, from the coding sequence GTGCAGTCGACGGTGATCGCGGCGATCGTGGTGGCCGTGGCTCTCGGGATCGGCGGCGCGGTGACGCTGTACATGTTGCACCGCGCGAACACCGACGCGATGTATCGATCCACCGCCCGGCAGGCCTACCAGATCGCCGCCGCCATCACCCACGGCGGACCCACCGCCGTCGACTCCGACGATCTCGCCCCCGGCGCCGGCGTGGATGTGATGCAGGTGCTCGACGAGCAGGGCGCGGTCGTGGTGGCCTCACCGGGGGCGCCGACCGGCGCGGTGACACTCGCCGGATACCAGTCGGCCGGGGCGGGCACCGTACCGGCCGACGACTCGCCGGTCTACGCCGACGACGTCTACATCCCCGGATTCCATGGCGAGTACTGCGCGACCGCCGTGACGGCCAGGTATGCCGGACAACGTTATTCGGTCATCGCGCTCGACCGCGCGAGCGGCATTCGCAGCAGTGAATGGACGATGGCCTCGATCATGGCCGTCGAACTGCCGATGGTCGTGATCCTCGGCGCCGGGGCCGTCTACCTCCTCGTCGGCCGATCCCTGCGGCCGGTGTCACGAATCTCCCGGCGGGTCAATGAGATCAGTGCGAGCCGTCTCGGCCAACGCGTACCGGTACCCGAGGCGCACGACGAGATCCGAGCGCTGGCGGTGACGATGAACGGGATGCTGCGTCGACTGGAGTCCAGCCACGACGCACAACTGCGCTTCGTCGGTGATGCCTCCCACGAACTGCGCAGCCCACTGACCACCGTCGTCGGACTCCTCGACCTCGCCGACGATTCCCACACCGCGATCGACGCGGAAACGGTTCGGGCCGTGCTGCTTCCCGAGGCGCGACGAATGCAACACATCGTCGACGACCTGTTGCTGCTGGCCCGCGCCGACGAACGCGGACTGCCACTGCAGCGGACCGAGGTCGACCTCGATGACATCGTCGGCGCCGAGATCACTCGGCTCAGATCGTCGAACACCGTTGTGGTGGAGCCGCATCTGACACCCGTTCGGGTGGCCGGTGACCGGGAGATGATCGCGCGCGCCGTCCGCAACCTCACCGACAACGCCGCCCGATACGCCCGCTCCCGGGTGTCGCTATCGTTGCGCGCCGACGGTGACGACGCGGTGATCACCGTCGGCGATGACGGTCCGGGCATCCCGGAAGAGCAGCGCGAGCGCATCTTCGACAGGTTCGCCCGAGTCGACGCCGACCGGCGTCAGGGATCCGGTGCCGGGCTCGGCCTGGCCATCGTGCGGGAGATCGTCCGGGCCCACGACGGCAGCGTCGCGGTGGCCGAGAGAACCGGTGGCGGTGTCGAATTCGTTGTACGACTACCGATGACGGCACACGACGGTCTGTCGCCGGAAGACCGAGACCCTGCTCAGTCCTCCCGCAGCCGGTAG